One window of the Shewanella khirikhana genome contains the following:
- a CDS encoding TolC family outer membrane protein, whose protein sequence is MGGMMLPLSASAMTLEQAVAHTLDSNPELRAAFNRFKAREEQVNQAIAGYMPTVDLTGGYGWEQTDSPSTRRRFGRDNGDFELERGEAGISIRQMLFDGFYTSSEVDRLSFEASADQWALFAAAEDMALDVTKVYINYIRTEQVMNLAEKNLATHKEIYDQIKQRTDSGLGSIADLSQITGRLARANANLISARNNFFDAKAQFSRVVDKAPDDMIVPVPDADMLPTDLATSMTLAQDNHPVLKSAAADIEAAQNERSSAQSGYYPKVTLELDGNWNNNLDGEDGVSGSGAFRSDVGGYSNDLVAMVRVRYNLFAGGKDLAREKEAAYKIGEAKEIRQRAYREVVEGVNLAWNAYEMLTPQKDYIRDHVKAAKETQVAYTQQFNLGQRTLLDLLDTENELFEARKDYLQAEYDEIVAKYRVLNATGRLLDSLKVTRPTVWQGEREYEGGVTK, encoded by the coding sequence ATGGGGGGTATGATGTTGCCTCTGTCGGCGTCAGCCATGACGCTGGAACAGGCGGTGGCGCATACCCTGGACAGTAATCCAGAACTGCGCGCTGCTTTCAACCGCTTCAAGGCCCGCGAAGAGCAGGTCAATCAGGCGATTGCCGGCTATATGCCCACGGTAGATCTCACCGGTGGCTATGGTTGGGAGCAAACCGACAGCCCATCGACCCGTCGCCGCTTTGGCCGCGACAATGGTGACTTTGAACTCGAGCGCGGCGAAGCGGGCATCAGTATCCGCCAGATGCTGTTTGACGGTTTCTACACCTCCAGCGAAGTCGACCGCTTAAGCTTTGAAGCCAGCGCCGATCAGTGGGCCCTGTTTGCCGCCGCCGAAGACATGGCGCTGGATGTGACCAAGGTGTACATCAACTACATCCGCACCGAGCAGGTGATGAACCTGGCCGAAAAGAACCTGGCGACCCATAAGGAAATTTACGATCAGATCAAGCAGCGCACCGACTCAGGTCTGGGCTCGATTGCGGATCTGTCGCAAATCACCGGTCGTCTGGCCCGCGCCAACGCCAACCTGATCTCCGCCCGCAACAACTTCTTTGATGCCAAGGCCCAGTTCAGCCGCGTGGTCGACAAGGCCCCGGATGACATGATTGTGCCCGTGCCCGATGCCGACATGCTGCCAACCGATTTGGCAACCAGCATGACGCTGGCCCAGGACAACCACCCGGTGCTCAAATCCGCTGCCGCCGACATTGAAGCGGCCCAGAACGAGCGCTCTTCGGCGCAGTCCGGCTACTACCCCAAGGTCACCCTGGAGCTGGACGGTAACTGGAACAACAACCTCGATGGCGAAGACGGTGTGTCCGGCTCAGGTGCGTTTCGCAGCGACGTAGGCGGTTACAGCAACGATCTGGTTGCCATGGTGCGGGTACGTTACAACCTGTTTGCCGGCGGTAAGGATCTGGCCCGCGAAAAAGAAGCGGCCTACAAAATCGGTGAAGCCAAAGAAATCCGTCAGCGCGCCTACCGCGAAGTGGTGGAAGGGGTGAACCTGGCCTGGAACGCCTATGAAATGCTGACGCCGCAGAAAGACTATATCCGCGATCACGTCAAAGCCGCCAAGGAAACCCAGGTGGCCTACACCCAACAGTTCAACCTCGGCCAGCGCACCCTGCTCGACTTGCTGGATACCGAAAACGAACTGTTTGAAGCCCGCAAAGACTACCTGCAGGCCGAGTACGACGAAATCGTGGCCAAGTACCGGGTGCTGAACGCCACCGGTCGTCTGCTGGATTCTCTGAAGGTAACCCGCCCGACAGTGTGGCAGGGAGAGCGTGAATATGAAGGGGGAGTAACAAAATGA
- a CDS encoding GGDEF domain-containing protein — MPPKSSATSLLPPVITLLGIVLAGLLLYREEAQDTPQYAEFIMETIPVIFWLVLMFQARLTSHLGRLYLLLLCGTALSYLGALLDWLDEVLSIAPFHPVEDVMQSAGLLLSGFGLLKLLKHQHQQNQLLQKLAGTDPLTGALNRRALVQPAGTGNSVFVLMDVDHFKQINDTLGHAAGDFVLVELAKLISSQIRQSDQFFRWGGEEFLLELRDTELKEASLRIEALRALIEASHFNFAGQSIRVTISAGLCAVSPVQGGLEKAIKAADEALYRAKEAGRNQVLCA; from the coding sequence ATGCCGCCGAAGTCGTCTGCCACAAGCTTGTTACCCCCCGTTATTACCCTGCTGGGCATTGTGCTGGCAGGGCTGCTGCTTTACCGTGAAGAAGCACAGGACACGCCCCAGTACGCCGAATTTATTATGGAAACCATTCCGGTCATCTTCTGGCTGGTGCTGATGTTTCAAGCCAGGCTGACATCCCATCTGGGGAGGCTGTATCTGCTGCTCCTTTGTGGCACGGCGCTATCGTACCTTGGCGCCCTGCTCGACTGGCTCGATGAAGTGCTGAGCATTGCCCCCTTTCATCCGGTGGAGGATGTGATGCAGTCTGCGGGCTTATTGCTGTCGGGCTTTGGCCTGCTCAAACTACTGAAACATCAGCATCAGCAAAACCAACTGCTGCAAAAGCTTGCCGGTACCGATCCCCTAACCGGCGCCCTTAATCGCCGGGCGCTGGTGCAGCCAGCTGGCACAGGCAATTCGGTGTTTGTATTAATGGATGTGGACCACTTTAAGCAAATCAATGACACCCTGGGCCATGCCGCCGGTGACTTTGTCCTGGTGGAGCTTGCCAAACTCATCAGCAGCCAAATCCGTCAAAGCGATCAGTTTTTCCGCTGGGGCGGCGAAGAGTTTTTGCTGGAACTTAGGGACACTGAGCTTAAAGAAGCGAGCCTGCGCATCGAGGCGCTGCGCGCTTTGATTGAAGCGAGCCATTTTAATTTTGCCGGCCAGAGTATCAGGGTAACCATCAGTGCCGGTCTTTGCGCCGTCAGCCCGGTGCAGGGCGGATTGGAGAAGGCCATTAAGGCTGCCGATGAAGCCCTGTACCGCGCCAAGGAAGCGGGCCGTAATCAGGTGCTGTGCGCCTGA
- the tadA gene encoding tRNA adenosine(34) deaminase TadA: MSMALEAAKEAEQRGEVPVGAVLVKDGEVIARGFNHNIGLNDPSAHAEMLCLREAGRALGNYRLLDTTLYVTLEPCAMCAGVMVHSRISRLVFGARDEKTGAAGTVVNLVQHPAFNHQIDVTAGVLADECSGMLSSFFRRRRKEQKALKQATRTEQPES, from the coding sequence ATGTCGATGGCCCTGGAGGCCGCCAAAGAAGCCGAGCAGCGAGGTGAAGTGCCTGTGGGCGCGGTGCTGGTAAAAGACGGTGAAGTTATCGCCCGGGGCTTTAACCACAATATTGGCCTTAACGATCCCAGCGCCCACGCCGAAATGCTGTGCCTGCGCGAAGCGGGCAGGGCGCTTGGCAATTACCGGCTGCTGGATACCACCTTATATGTGACTCTGGAGCCCTGCGCCATGTGTGCCGGTGTTATGGTACACAGCCGCATCAGCCGTCTGGTGTTTGGCGCCCGGGACGAGAAAACCGGCGCCGCAGGCACCGTGGTCAATCTGGTGCAACACCCCGCATTTAACCATCAGATAGACGTGACCGCTGGCGTGCTGGCCGACGAGTGCAGCGGGATGCTGAGCAGCTTCTTTCGCCGTCGCCGTAAGGAGCAAAAAGCACTGAAACAGGCTACTCGCACGGAGCAGCCTGAGTCTTGA
- the purL gene encoding phosphoribosylformylglycinamidine synthase, protein MEIIRGAPALSAFRVQKLMEACENAALPVRQIYAEFIHLADLNEALDATEQERLAKILTYGPAIEPHAPTGSLLFVTPRPGTISPWSSKATDIAHNCGLEKIKRLERGVAYYVEADALSDAQHKELKALIHDRMVEVVLASFDDAAVLFTHTEPKPFTSVNILGEGRAALELANRNMGLALAEDEIDYLVENFTRLGRNPNDIELMMFAQANSEHCRHKIFNADWTIDGAEQPKSLFKMIKNTFEKTPDNVLSAYKDNAAVMVGTEAGRFFPDADGVYNYHQEPVHILMKVETHNHPTAISPYPGAATGSGGEIRDEGATGRGAKPKAGLTGFSVSNLKIPGFVQPWEGNYGKPDRIVTALDIMTEGPLGGAAFNNEFGRPALLGYFRTYEQEVASHNGVEVRGYHKPIMLAGGIGNIREDHVQKGEITVGAKLVVLGGPAMNIGLGGGAASSMASGQSSEDLDFASVQRDNPEMERRCQEVIDRCWQMGDKNPIQFIHDVGAGGLSNALPELVNDGDRGGRFELRKVLCDERGMSPLEIWCNESQERYVLSVAAEDIDTFAAICERERAPFAVVGEATAEPHLSLNDEHFDNTPIDLPLEVLLGKPPKMSRQVETKKAVSPALDQSKIAVGEAVKRVLSLPTVADKTFLITIGDRTVTGLVARDQLVGPWQVPVADCAVTAATFDTYAGEAMSMGERTPLALLDFGASARMAVAESIMNIAGADIGSFKRIKLSANWMAAAGHPGEDAGLYEAVKAVGEELCPELELTIPVGKDSMSMKTAWEVNGEKKAVTAPMSLIISAFGAVNDVRNTVTPELRSDKGDTSILFIDLANGQNRLGGSCLAQVFGELGDVAPDLDNAASLRGFFETMQKLVAAKQVMAYHDKSDGGLFTTLVEMAFAGNTGLDINLAGIAGSDLERLFNEELGGVIQVSAGDEAAVRSAFEAAGLAVHAVAKLNSDGQVRIHDGERLVFADSRVALRTLWSETTYRMQALRDNPECARQEFELKQKADEPGLTVKLGFDPSDDVAAPYILKGAAPKMAILREQGVNSHVEMAAAFDRAGFESRDVHMSDILSGRISLEEFQGLVACGGFSYGDVLGAGEGWAKSILFNQRARDEFSRFFERDSSFALGVCNGCQMMSNLKDIIPGAEHWPRFVRNRSERFEARFSLVEVQSSPSLFFSGMEGSRMPIAVSHGEGFAEFANAEALARAEATGTVALRYVNGHGEIATQYPQNPNGSPNGLTGITTLDGRVTIMMPHPERVFRTVANSWHPDNWGEDSPWMRMFRNARVKLG, encoded by the coding sequence ATGGAGATCATCCGTGGAGCTCCTGCACTCTCGGCGTTTAGAGTGCAAAAGCTGATGGAAGCCTGTGAAAATGCAGCACTTCCTGTACGCCAAATCTATGCTGAATTTATTCATTTGGCGGATTTGAATGAGGCACTCGACGCAACTGAGCAAGAGCGACTCGCCAAAATCCTGACCTACGGTCCCGCCATCGAGCCCCATGCCCCCACAGGAAGCCTCCTGTTTGTCACTCCCCGCCCCGGCACCATCTCTCCCTGGTCCTCCAAAGCTACCGACATTGCACACAACTGCGGCCTTGAGAAAATCAAGCGTCTGGAACGTGGTGTTGCTTATTATGTTGAAGCGGATGCCCTGAGCGATGCCCAACACAAAGAGCTTAAAGCCCTGATCCACGACCGCATGGTGGAAGTGGTATTGGCGAGCTTTGATGATGCGGCGGTGCTTTTTACCCACACCGAGCCCAAGCCTTTTACCAGCGTCAACATCCTCGGCGAAGGCCGTGCTGCGCTGGAACTGGCCAACCGCAACATGGGTCTGGCACTGGCGGAAGATGAAATCGATTATCTGGTCGAAAACTTCACCCGTCTGGGTCGTAACCCCAACGATATCGAGCTGATGATGTTTGCCCAGGCAAACTCTGAGCACTGTCGTCACAAGATTTTCAACGCCGATTGGACCATCGACGGCGCCGAGCAGCCCAAGTCGCTGTTCAAGATGATCAAAAACACCTTCGAAAAGACCCCGGACAATGTGCTGTCTGCCTATAAGGATAACGCCGCCGTGATGGTGGGTACCGAGGCTGGCCGCTTCTTCCCGGACGCAGACGGTGTGTACAACTACCATCAGGAACCTGTGCATATCCTGATGAAGGTGGAAACCCACAACCACCCAACCGCCATCAGCCCGTACCCAGGTGCTGCCACGGGTTCCGGCGGTGAAATCCGTGACGAAGGCGCCACCGGCCGCGGCGCCAAGCCAAAGGCAGGTTTGACCGGTTTCAGCGTATCCAACCTGAAGATCCCAGGCTTTGTTCAGCCTTGGGAAGGCAACTATGGTAAGCCAGACCGCATAGTGACGGCGCTGGACATCATGACCGAAGGCCCGCTCGGTGGCGCTGCCTTTAACAACGAGTTTGGCCGTCCGGCGCTACTCGGTTACTTCCGTACTTACGAGCAGGAAGTCGCCAGCCACAACGGCGTGGAAGTCCGTGGTTACCACAAGCCCATCATGCTGGCCGGTGGTATCGGTAACATCCGCGAAGACCATGTACAGAAAGGTGAAATCACCGTTGGCGCCAAGCTGGTTGTGCTGGGTGGCCCTGCAATGAACATTGGTCTTGGCGGCGGCGCGGCTTCTTCTATGGCCTCGGGCCAGTCCAGCGAAGATCTGGATTTTGCCTCGGTGCAGCGCGACAACCCTGAGATGGAGCGTCGCTGTCAGGAAGTGATTGACCGCTGCTGGCAGATGGGCGACAAGAACCCCATCCAGTTTATCCACGACGTGGGTGCCGGTGGTTTGTCCAACGCCCTGCCTGAGCTGGTAAACGATGGCGACCGCGGTGGCCGTTTTGAGCTGCGCAAGGTGCTGTGTGACGAGCGCGGCATGAGCCCGCTGGAAATCTGGTGTAACGAGTCCCAGGAGCGCTATGTGCTGTCTGTGGCTGCCGAAGATATCGACACCTTTGCCGCCATCTGTGAGCGTGAGCGTGCGCCATTTGCCGTAGTGGGTGAAGCCACAGCCGAGCCGCACTTAAGCCTCAATGACGAACACTTCGACAACACCCCAATCGATCTGCCACTGGAAGTGCTGCTGGGCAAACCGCCCAAGATGAGCCGCCAGGTTGAAACCAAAAAGGCGGTAAGCCCTGCGCTGGATCAGAGCAAGATTGCCGTTGGTGAAGCCGTGAAGCGCGTATTGTCGCTGCCAACCGTGGCTGACAAGACCTTCCTTATCACCATCGGTGACCGCACTGTGACCGGCCTTGTGGCCCGCGACCAGCTGGTTGGCCCATGGCAGGTGCCTGTGGCTGACTGCGCCGTAACCGCCGCCACCTTCGACACCTACGCCGGTGAAGCCATGTCAATGGGTGAGCGCACCCCGCTGGCTCTGCTGGACTTTGGCGCTTCTGCCCGTATGGCAGTGGCCGAGTCCATCATGAACATCGCCGGTGCCGACATTGGCTCGTTCAAGCGCATCAAACTCTCTGCCAACTGGATGGCCGCTGCCGGTCACCCGGGTGAAGACGCAGGTCTCTACGAAGCGGTGAAAGCCGTGGGCGAAGAGCTGTGTCCTGAGCTTGAACTCACCATCCCTGTGGGCAAGGACTCTATGTCCATGAAGACCGCCTGGGAAGTGAACGGCGAGAAGAAAGCCGTGACCGCGCCTATGAGTCTTATCATTTCCGCCTTCGGTGCGGTGAATGATGTGCGTAACACTGTGACCCCAGAGCTGCGCTCCGACAAGGGTGACACCAGTATCCTCTTTATCGACCTTGCCAATGGTCAGAACCGCCTCGGTGGTTCGTGCCTGGCACAGGTGTTTGGTGAGCTGGGTGACGTTGCGCCGGACCTGGATAACGCCGCCAGTCTGCGCGGTTTCTTCGAGACCATGCAGAAGCTGGTTGCTGCCAAGCAGGTGATGGCATACCACGACAAGAGTGACGGTGGTCTTTTCACTACTCTGGTGGAAATGGCCTTTGCCGGTAATACGGGTCTGGACATCAACCTGGCTGGCATCGCAGGCTCAGACCTTGAGCGCCTCTTCAACGAAGAGCTCGGTGGTGTGATTCAGGTAAGTGCCGGCGATGAAGCAGCTGTACGCAGCGCCTTCGAAGCTGCCGGTCTTGCCGTACACGCCGTTGCCAAGCTGAACAGCGATGGTCAGGTACGCATCCACGATGGCGAGCGTCTGGTGTTTGCAGACAGCCGCGTAGCCCTGCGCACTCTGTGGTCCGAAACCACCTACCGTATGCAGGCGCTGCGTGATAACCCTGAGTGTGCCCGCCAGGAGTTTGAACTGAAGCAGAAAGCTGACGAGCCGGGTCTGACCGTGAAGCTGGGCTTCGACCCAAGTGACGACGTGGCAGCGCCTTATATCCTCAAGGGCGCCGCGCCCAAGATGGCTATTCTGCGCGAGCAGGGCGTTAACTCCCACGTGGAGATGGCAGCTGCGTTTGATAGAGCCGGTTTTGAGAGCCGCGACGTGCACATGTCCGACATCCTCTCTGGCCGCATCAGCCTCGAAGAGTTCCAGGGCCTGGTGGCCTGTGGTGGTTTCTCTTACGGTGACGTGCTGGGCGCAGGTGAAGGCTGGGCCAAATCCATCCTCTTTAACCAGCGTGCCCGCGACGAGTTCAGCCGCTTCTTCGAGCGCGACAGCAGCTTTGCCCTCGGGGTGTGTAACGGCTGTCAGATGATGTCTAACCTTAAAGACATCATCCCGGGTGCCGAGCACTGGCCACGTTTCGTGCGTAACCGCTCCGAGCGCTTTGAAGCCCGCTTCAGCCTGGTGGAAGTGCAGTCGAGCCCCTCGCTGTTCTTCTCTGGCATGGAAGGCTCACGCATGCCAATCGCCGTGTCTCACGGTGAAGGTTTTGCCGAGTTCGCCAACGCCGAGGCACTGGCCCGAGCCGAAGCCACAGGCACTGTGGCGCTGCGTTATGTGAATGGTCATGGCGAAATCGCCACCCAGTACCCGCAGAACCCCAACGGTTCGCCAAACGGCCTGACCGGTATCACCACCCTGGATGGTCGCGTCACCATCATGATGCCGCACCCAGAGCGGGTATTCCGCACAGTGGCCAACTCCTGGCACCCAGACAACTGGGGCGAGGACAGCCCATGGATGCGCATGTTCCGTAACGCCCGGGTGAAACTGGGTTAA
- a CDS encoding OmpA family protein has protein sequence MRTTLLILALLSLGACSMRDTVSMDGSTEQVFDLNDPDRDGVIEARERCAGTVNGAAIDNYGCGQIKAINERRELKILFPNDSSYLAPQYYGQIEELAGFMRQFPNTAVTIEGHCSRTGGYDYNMDLSQRRANAVTEVLVQQYGIEPGRLKAIGFGYNNPVDPSHTAEAHDKNRRVIAEIIGDDTTADMKWNIYTVDKEIK, from the coding sequence ATGAGAACCACACTACTGATCCTGGCCCTGCTGAGCCTGGGCGCGTGCTCGATGCGCGACACCGTGAGCATGGACGGCAGCACCGAGCAGGTGTTCGACCTGAACGATCCGGACCGTGACGGCGTTATCGAAGCCCGTGAGCGCTGCGCCGGTACCGTTAATGGCGCCGCCATCGACAACTACGGCTGTGGTCAAATCAAGGCCATCAACGAGCGCCGCGAACTGAAAATCCTGTTCCCGAACGACTCAAGCTACCTGGCGCCGCAGTACTACGGCCAAATTGAGGAACTGGCGGGCTTTATGCGCCAATTCCCCAACACCGCCGTGACCATTGAAGGTCACTGCAGCCGCACCGGTGGTTACGACTACAACATGGACCTGTCCCAGCGCCGCGCCAACGCGGTCACCGAAGTGCTGGTGCAGCAATACGGCATCGAACCCGGCCGCCTCAAGGCTATCGGCTTTGGTTACAACAACCCTGTTGACCCGAGTCATACCGCCGAAGCCCATGATAAAAACCGCCGGGTTATCGCTGAAATCATCGGTGACGACACCACTGCCGACATGAAGTGGAATATCTATACCGTTGATAAAGAAATTAAATAG
- the mltF gene encoding membrane-bound lytic murein transglycosylase MltF, with the protein MRRVWILLAALLVLTACQPPVVDVAENQPSTPSPTLRVGTLYGAQVYMSTGQGLSGFDYELAQRFADYLGKPLEMQPYNSRSELYDALSRGDIDIIAAGLTETPNRRNRFRMGPPLYSVNQVVVYKQGTRPPESIEQLSGRLTVVADSAFVETLTRLQQTSPNLSWEQTGEKDNDELIALIDAGELPFTLAHSTTLDINRRYMPELRSGLVLEEKVPVVWLLAAKNSDELMSQLLAFWHLEKRSGTLAHLNEKYFGHVKRFDYVDTRAFIRAIDAKLPRYRPLFEEYAGDLDWRKLAAASYQESHWNPNARSPTGVRGMMMLTNATASSLGVTNRLDPRQSIKGGAQYLRDLIGRLPDSIPENQRMWFALAAYNIGLGHLEDARRLAEAQGLNPSAWRDVKQVLPLLQKRKFYSKTRYGYARGSEAVHYVDSIRRYYDTLVWVDNQNKPLEDPAPDAVLPEETASTTVVTEDTQAPK; encoded by the coding sequence ATGAGAAGAGTCTGGATATTGCTCGCCGCCTTGCTGGTGCTGACTGCCTGTCAGCCGCCAGTGGTCGACGTGGCTGAAAACCAGCCTTCCACCCCATCCCCTACCCTCAGAGTCGGCACTCTCTATGGTGCTCAGGTGTATATGAGCACAGGTCAGGGTCTGTCGGGCTTTGATTATGAATTGGCGCAGCGTTTTGCCGACTACCTTGGCAAGCCGCTGGAAATGCAGCCCTATAACAGCCGCAGCGAACTCTATGATGCCCTTTCAAGGGGCGATATCGACATTATTGCCGCCGGTCTGACCGAGACCCCCAACCGCCGCAACCGCTTCCGTATGGGGCCGCCGCTGTACAGTGTGAATCAGGTGGTGGTCTATAAGCAGGGTACCCGGCCGCCGGAATCCATTGAGCAGCTCAGCGGCAGGCTCACCGTGGTGGCCGACTCCGCCTTTGTGGAAACCTTAACCCGGCTGCAGCAAACCAGCCCTAACTTAAGCTGGGAGCAAACCGGCGAGAAGGATAACGACGAGCTTATCGCCCTGATTGATGCAGGGGAGCTGCCGTTCACCCTGGCGCACTCCACAACCCTGGATATCAACCGCCGCTATATGCCTGAGCTGCGCTCCGGCCTGGTGCTGGAAGAAAAGGTGCCTGTGGTATGGCTGCTCGCCGCCAAAAACAGCGATGAACTGATGAGCCAATTACTGGCATTCTGGCACCTGGAGAAGCGCTCAGGCACCCTTGCACACCTGAATGAAAAGTATTTTGGCCACGTAAAACGCTTCGATTATGTCGATACCCGCGCCTTTATCCGCGCCATCGACGCCAAGCTGCCGCGCTACCGGCCATTGTTTGAAGAATACGCCGGCGATCTGGATTGGCGAAAGCTTGCCGCCGCCAGCTATCAGGAATCCCATTGGAACCCCAATGCACGCTCGCCTACAGGGGTGCGCGGCATGATGATGCTGACCAACGCAACCGCCAGTTCTCTTGGGGTCACCAACCGCCTCGACCCGCGTCAGAGTATCAAAGGCGGCGCCCAGTATTTGCGTGATTTGATTGGCCGCCTGCCGGACTCCATCCCTGAAAACCAGCGGATGTGGTTTGCACTGGCCGCCTATAACATTGGTCTTGGCCACCTGGAGGATGCCCGTCGTCTGGCCGAGGCTCAGGGGCTCAATCCCAGCGCCTGGCGCGATGTAAAACAAGTGCTGCCGCTGCTGCAAAAGCGCAAGTTCTACTCAAAAACCCGTTATGGCTACGCCCGTGGCAGCGAGGCGGTGCATTACGTGGACTCCATCCGCCGCTACTACGACACCCTGGTGTGGGTCGATAACCAGAATAAACCGCTGGAAGATCCCGCGCCCGATGCAGTGTTGCCGGAAGAAACCGCCTCCACTACTGTGGTCACAGAAGATACACAGGCGCCCAAATAA